One Microtus pennsylvanicus isolate mMicPen1 chromosome 3, mMicPen1.hap1, whole genome shotgun sequence DNA window includes the following coding sequences:
- the Panx1 gene encoding pannexin-1: MAIAHLATEYVFSDFLLKEPTEPKFKGLRLELAVDKMVTCIAVGLPLLLISLAFAQEISIGTQISCFSPSSFSWRQASFVDSYCWAAVQQKSSLQSESGNLPLWLHKFFPYILLLFAILLYLPTLFWRFAAAPHLCSDLKFIMEELDKVYNRAIKAAKSARDLDLRDGPGPPGVNENVGQSLWEISESHFKYPIVEQYLKTKKNSSHLIVKYISCRLVTLAVILLACVYLSYYFSLSSLSDEFLCNIKSGILSNDSTIPDRLQCKLIAVGIFQLLSFINLIVYALLAPVVIYTLFVPFRQKTDVLKVYEILPTFDVLHFKSEGYNDLSLYNLFLEENISELKSYKCLKVLENIKSNGQGIDPMLLLTNLGMIKMDVFDGKTPMSAEIKGQDQGSQMTEFKDLDLSSDTTTNNGEKNSRQRLLNASC; the protein is encoded by the exons ATGGCCATCGCTCACCTGGCCACGGAGTACGTGTTCTCGGACTTCTTGTTGAAGGAGCCCACCGAGCCCAAATTCAAGGGGCTGCGGCTGGAGCTAGCAGTGGATAAGATGGTCACATGCATCGCCGTGGGTCTGCCTCTGCTGCTCATCTCTCTGGCCTTCGCTCAGGAGATCTCCATCG GTACCCAGATAAGCTGCTTCTCCCCAAGCTCTTTCTCCTGGCGACAGGCTTCCTTTGTGGATTCCTACTGTTGGGCGGCTGTACAGCAGAAGAGTTCCCTGCAGAGCGAGTCTGGAAACCTCCCACTCTGGCTGCACAAG TTCTTCCCCTACATCCTGCTGCTGTTCGCCATACTCCTGTACCTGCCCACGCTCTTCTGGCGCTTTGCAGCAGCCCCGCACCTCTGCTCAGATCTGAAGTTCATCATGGAAGAACTCGACAAAGTCTACAACCGTGCCATCAAGGCTGCCAAGAGCGCCCGGGACTTGGACCTGAGAGATGGACCTGGACCGCCAGGAGTGAATGAGAATGTGGGGCAAAG TCTGTGGGAGATCTCCGAAAGTCACTTCAAGTACCCAATCGTGGAGCAGTACTTGAAGACGAAGAAGAACTCTAGTCATTTGATCGTGAAGTACATTAGCTGCCGACTGGTGACACTGGCCGTCATCCTGCTGGCGTGTGTCTACTTGAGCTATTACTTCAGCCTCTCCTCACTGTCAGACGAGTTTCTGTGCAACATCAAATCGGGCATCCTGAGCAATGACAGCACCATCCCCGACCGCCTCCAGTGCAAGCTCATCGCCGTCGGCATCTTCCAGCTGCTCAGCTTCATCAACCTCATCGTGTACGCCCTGCTGGCCCCCGTGGTCATCTACACGCTGTTCGTCCCGTTCCGGCAGAAGACAGATGTTCTCAAGGTCTACGAGATCCTGCCTACTTTCGATGTTCTGCATTTCAAGTCTGAAGGCTACAACGACTTGAGCCTCTACAACCTCTTTCTGGAAGAGAACATAAGTGAGCTCAAATCATACAAGTGTCTTAAGGTGCTGGAGAACATTAAAAGCAACGGGCAGGGCATCGATCCCATGCTGCTCCTGACTAACCTAGGCATGATCAAGATGGATGTCTTTGATGGAAAGACCCCCATGTCCGCAGAGATCAAGGGACAGGACCAGGGGAGCCAGATGACGGAGTTCAAAG